One Chloroflexota bacterium genomic window carries:
- a CDS encoding substrate-binding domain-containing protein, translating to MSIRRTAAGLAVLAIILAACQASASGSPDASAGGSQAATGDCHVGVAWATFQEERYGLRDEPGIQGVLEAAGAQYTGNDAANSNETQASNVEALLAAEIDVLVLNSVDPEAILPSLQAAIDAGIPVIAYDRELESEAALFMTHDNVGVGRMIAEAVTAAQPTGNYVIIKGQEGQTNPLFLREGMAEVIDPLIAAGDITIVGEEYTDEWLPDNAKTNMENMLTANDNDIQAVLAQNDGMAGGAIAALAEQGLDGEVAVGGQDGDVAAINRVALGTQIVSVLKDATELGQAAGEAALELCENPDISQVTGAVAGTSTGGLDTYSLLLDPLPITRDNLQDALDLDWLTEEELCADVPSGTVDVCP from the coding sequence TTGTCCATTCGAAGGACGGCCGCGGGCCTTGCGGTCCTGGCCATCATCTTGGCCGCCTGTCAAGCGTCGGCCAGCGGGAGCCCCGATGCGTCCGCAGGAGGAAGCCAGGCGGCTACCGGCGATTGCCACGTCGGCGTGGCGTGGGCGACCTTCCAGGAGGAGCGCTACGGGCTCCGAGACGAGCCTGGCATCCAGGGTGTATTGGAGGCCGCGGGTGCCCAGTACACCGGGAACGATGCGGCGAACTCGAACGAAACGCAGGCGTCGAACGTCGAGGCCCTGCTCGCCGCCGAAATTGATGTCCTGGTCCTGAACTCCGTCGATCCCGAGGCGATCCTGCCGTCGCTCCAGGCGGCCATCGATGCCGGGATCCCGGTCATCGCGTACGACCGCGAGCTCGAGAGTGAAGCCGCCCTCTTCATGACCCACGACAACGTCGGGGTCGGCCGGATGATCGCCGAGGCCGTAACGGCGGCTCAGCCCACCGGCAACTACGTGATCATCAAGGGCCAGGAGGGCCAGACGAACCCGTTGTTCCTCCGCGAGGGGATGGCGGAGGTCATCGACCCCCTGATCGCGGCGGGTGACATCACCATCGTCGGGGAGGAGTACACCGACGAGTGGCTCCCGGACAACGCCAAGACCAACATGGAGAACATGCTGACCGCGAACGACAACGACATCCAGGCGGTTCTCGCACAGAACGACGGGATGGCGGGGGGTGCCATCGCAGCGCTCGCTGAGCAGGGCCTGGATGGTGAGGTCGCGGTGGGTGGCCAGGACGGCGACGTCGCCGCCATCAACCGGGTCGCACTTGGCACGCAGATCGTAAGCGTCTTGAAGGACGCGACCGAGCTCGGCCAGGCAGCCGGTGAGGCCGCCCTCGAGCTCTGCGAGAATCCCGACATCTCGCAGGTGACCGGTGCGGTGGCGGGCACGTCGACCGGTGGGCTCGACACCTACTCCCTCCTGCTCGATCCTCTGCCGATCACGCGGGACAACCTGCAAGATGCTCTGGACCTCGATTGGCTCACTGAGGAAGAGCTCTGCGCCGATGTTCCATCCGGAACGGTAGACGTCTGCCCCTGA
- a CDS encoding CRTAC1 family protein produces MSRWLSGPGLARAGALVGVILVIAVAAALLGRATPTSAMGAPHFVEEAAGAGIDHVYGGEFTFAIGGGVAVFDCDGDGRPELYLAGGSNSAALYRNESPVGGALHFSRIHDSAVDLRDVFGAYPLDVDGDGEVDLAVLRGGENVILRGLGGCRFERANEAWTFDGGHAMTTAFSAAWEGSARLPTIALGNFRVLDPAAEPTRDCPDNQLFRPDATGMGYGTPRTLSPGYCAQSMLFSDWDRSGRRDLRVSNDRHYYDYVNGQEQLWRVATGEDPRLYTDADGWLQLQIEGMGIGSYDLTSDGFPEFYLTSQGTNRLQTLTTGPETPTYRDVGLQHGVTAFGPFTGGDTRPSTAWHPEFQDVNNDGFIDLFVSKGNVDAQPDYAERDPSNLFLGQPDGTFVEGAEAAGIVTFLRGRGAALTDFNLDGMLDLVEVNFKDRVLLFRNVGAGDATQPMPMGHWLALRVVQPGPNRDAIGAWTEVKIGDLLLRRELTVGGGHVGGQLGWIHFGLGPAADAEVRVQWPDGETGPWIGVRADQFVVLRRGANSAEPWLPDGS; encoded by the coding sequence GTGAGTCGCTGGCTCAGCGGCCCCGGCCTGGCTCGGGCCGGGGCGCTGGTGGGTGTCATCCTGGTGATCGCTGTCGCCGCCGCACTGCTGGGCCGGGCCACGCCGACTTCCGCGATGGGGGCGCCCCACTTCGTCGAGGAGGCGGCCGGAGCAGGCATCGACCACGTGTATGGGGGCGAGTTCACGTTTGCCATCGGCGGAGGAGTCGCGGTGTTCGACTGCGATGGCGATGGCAGACCTGAGCTCTACCTGGCCGGTGGGAGCAATTCCGCGGCGCTCTATCGCAACGAGAGCCCTGTCGGCGGAGCACTGCACTTCAGCCGAATCCACGACTCCGCCGTTGATCTCCGCGATGTCTTCGGCGCCTATCCACTCGACGTCGATGGTGACGGCGAGGTCGACCTGGCCGTTCTGCGGGGTGGAGAGAACGTCATCCTGCGAGGGCTCGGAGGCTGCCGCTTCGAACGAGCCAATGAGGCGTGGACGTTTGACGGCGGCCACGCGATGACCACCGCGTTCAGCGCCGCGTGGGAGGGTTCGGCGCGCCTGCCTACTATCGCCCTGGGCAACTTTCGAGTCCTCGATCCGGCGGCGGAACCGACCAGAGACTGCCCCGACAACCAGCTATTCCGACCAGACGCGACCGGGATGGGCTACGGCACCCCGCGCACGCTGAGCCCCGGCTACTGTGCCCAATCGATGCTGTTCAGCGATTGGGATCGCTCGGGCCGGCGCGACCTGCGGGTCAGCAACGACCGCCACTACTACGACTACGTCAACGGTCAGGAGCAGCTCTGGCGGGTGGCGACCGGCGAAGACCCGCGTCTGTACACGGACGCCGACGGGTGGCTGCAGCTCCAGATCGAGGGCATGGGGATTGGCAGCTATGACCTCACGTCGGATGGGTTCCCGGAGTTCTACCTCACCAGCCAGGGCACAAACAGGCTCCAGACCTTGACCACCGGTCCGGAGACTCCGACCTACCGCGACGTCGGGCTCCAGCACGGAGTGACAGCGTTCGGGCCATTCACGGGCGGTGATACACGGCCTTCGACGGCCTGGCACCCCGAGTTCCAGGACGTGAACAATGATGGATTCATCGACCTGTTCGTCTCCAAGGGAAACGTCGACGCACAGCCCGATTACGCCGAGCGGGATCCCAGCAACCTCTTCCTTGGCCAGCCCGACGGAACCTTTGTTGAGGGAGCTGAGGCGGCCGGCATCGTGACGTTCTTGCGGGGCCGCGGAGCCGCCCTCACCGATTTCAACCTGGATGGCATGCTCGACCTCGTCGAGGTCAACTTCAAAGATCGCGTGCTTCTCTTCCGCAACGTCGGAGCCGGCGACGCCACCCAGCCGATGCCGATGGGTCACTGGCTGGCGCTCCGCGTCGTCCAACCCGGACCCAACCGCGACGCGATTGGTGCCTGGACCGAAGTCAAGATCGGCGACCTGCTGCTCCGGCGGGAGCTGACGGTCGGCGGAGGTCACGTCGGGGGCCAGCTCGGCTGGATCCACTTCGGCCTTGGTCCGGCCGCCGACGCAGAGGTCCGCGTCCAGTGGCCCGACGGCGAAACCGGCCCTTGGATCGGCGTCAGGGCGGACCAGTTTGTCGTGCTACGGCGAGGCGCGAACTCTGCGGAGCCGTGGCTCCCGGACGGCAGCTGA
- a CDS encoding FGGY-family carbohydrate kinase, translated as MKVIEPGAINPRRADRPLVLAIDIGSSSVRAAVHDRLGRTLTGTAVQVPYAWEMASDVSVRLSHRTLLDLVGQTLDQVVDVSGSLPLQVVAGGISCFFHSISGLDVAGRPVTPVLSWADTTSAGEAAALRGRIDPDWAHAVSGVPIHASYWPARVLRLRQEQPRIRHWAGFPELLMEALTGRAAVSRSMASGTGLLDRAQGTWSSELLEQVDIELGDLPPIVADDEPLGRLSAASAQRWPQLAHLSWFAPWGDGSCGNVGLAATAPGRAALMVGTSGALRAFIADPAPPITPGLFAYRLGAGTVAGGQLSEGGGLLAWASRLLGRSRRSLERAAAAVAADGHGLTVLPYAFGERGLGYHDRARGVLAGLHADSDQAAVYRAILESIAFGFAAIDDRLSDLLGQAPTVIASGGALARSRLLAQVIADSLGREIAVAPMFEASRHGAALLALRGSGALDDVTAVPRPRARTVRPDPERVARYVAARARQRALYETVLG; from the coding sequence GTGAAGGTCATCGAGCCGGGAGCGATTAACCCGCGTCGCGCTGATCGGCCCCTTGTCCTTGCCATTGACATCGGTTCGTCCTCGGTTCGGGCCGCCGTCCACGACCGCCTTGGTCGGACGCTCACGGGGACCGCTGTGCAGGTTCCGTACGCCTGGGAGATGGCTTCTGACGTCTCGGTTCGACTCTCCCATCGGACGCTCCTCGATCTGGTCGGCCAAACCCTCGACCAGGTCGTGGACGTCTCCGGTTCTCTCCCCCTGCAAGTCGTCGCCGGCGGGATCTCCTGCTTCTTCCACAGCATTTCCGGGCTGGACGTGGCCGGGAGGCCCGTGACGCCCGTCCTCTCGTGGGCTGATACGACGAGCGCCGGTGAAGCGGCTGCGCTCCGAGGGCGGATCGATCCCGACTGGGCCCACGCGGTTTCCGGCGTCCCCATCCACGCGAGCTACTGGCCGGCACGCGTGCTTCGGCTCCGACAGGAGCAACCCCGGATCCGGCACTGGGCCGGATTCCCCGAACTGCTCATGGAGGCCCTCACTGGACGCGCCGCCGTGAGCCGGTCGATGGCGTCCGGGACCGGGCTGCTCGACCGGGCTCAAGGAACCTGGTCGTCCGAGCTGCTCGAGCAGGTGGACATCGAACTTGGCGATCTTCCCCCGATCGTTGCCGATGACGAGCCCCTCGGTCGGCTGTCCGCTGCCTCCGCGCAGCGCTGGCCGCAGCTTGCTCACCTGTCGTGGTTCGCTCCGTGGGGCGACGGCAGCTGCGGCAACGTGGGACTGGCTGCCACGGCCCCCGGCAGGGCGGCCCTCATGGTCGGCACGTCCGGCGCGCTGCGCGCCTTTATCGCGGATCCCGCACCGCCGATCACGCCAGGTCTGTTCGCGTATCGGCTCGGCGCGGGGACGGTGGCGGGGGGCCAGTTGAGCGAAGGAGGCGGGCTTCTTGCATGGGCGAGTCGCCTGCTGGGGCGCTCGCGCCGCTCCTTGGAACGAGCCGCAGCTGCGGTCGCCGCAGACGGCCATGGGCTCACCGTGCTCCCGTATGCGTTCGGCGAACGGGGTCTCGGGTACCACGATCGTGCGCGCGGCGTCCTGGCAGGACTCCATGCGGACAGCGACCAAGCCGCGGTGTACCGGGCGATCCTGGAGTCGATCGCGTTCGGCTTCGCCGCGATCGACGATCGGCTGTCCGACCTTCTGGGCCAGGCTCCAACCGTGATCGCGTCAGGCGGAGCGCTGGCTCGCTCGCGTCTGCTCGCGCAGGTCATCGCCGATTCGCTCGGGCGGGAGATTGCCGTCGCACCGATGTTCGAAGCCTCGCGGCATGGCGCCGCGCTGCTGGCACTCCGTGGGTCCGGCGCGCTGGACGACGTGACCGCGGTTCCCCGACCGCGTGCTCGGACTGTCCGGCCCGACCCGGAGCGCGTGGCCCGCTACGTGGCGGCGCGGGCTCGCCAGCGTGCCCTCTACGAAACGGTTCTCGGCTGA
- a CDS encoding vanadium-dependent haloperoxidase → MTRAKVAGLLGIALIVGGLIVVRPWSQEPECPAPANHPEWSVARRWDEALLDAIRRSLPNPPVHARNLFHLSAAIWDAWAAYDPHASGYLVTEKHGAWDVRAARNEAISYAAYGILTSRFRSAVGGADSLSEFANVMDALCYPLDVTTTEGDSPAAVGNRIAATIIAHGMTDGANQAEGYAAPDYQPVNPPLVVAGSGTTMRDPNRWQPLRIENMISQNGIPIVNGVQQAVAPHWGHVASFTLPDGGADGTPIDPGPPPRLGDPATDQAFKDQAVEVIRDSSVLEPATGRAMDISPGARGNNALGTNDGEGHAVNPATGMPYPPDVVDEGDFARVMAEFWADGPKSETPPGHWNALANLVSDELAPDLRIGGTGPAVDRLEWDIKMYFAMNAAVHDAAIAAWGLKGRYDSTRPISMIRYMGGRGQSSDPGLPSYDPEGLPLVPGLVELITQETSAAGERHAALVGREGEIAIHAWTGNPQDPTTQVGGVDWILAVDWVPYQLPTFVTPAFQGYISGHSTFSRAAAEVLAGFTGSEYFPGGVSGYTIEAGSLKFEVGPSADVRLEWATYYDAADQAGQSRLYGGIHVQADDFMGRTVGAQCGIAAWAKAQLYYVGQVAR, encoded by the coding sequence ATGACAAGGGCCAAGGTAGCCGGACTGCTCGGGATCGCGCTGATCGTGGGTGGTCTCATCGTGGTCCGGCCCTGGTCCCAGGAGCCAGAATGCCCGGCGCCGGCAAATCATCCGGAGTGGTCTGTTGCCCGGCGCTGGGATGAGGCGCTGCTGGACGCCATCCGCCGTTCACTTCCGAATCCCCCGGTTCATGCGCGTAACCTGTTCCACCTCTCGGCAGCCATTTGGGATGCGTGGGCGGCCTACGATCCGCACGCGTCCGGCTATCTCGTCACGGAGAAACACGGGGCGTGGGATGTGCGTGCGGCACGCAACGAGGCGATCAGCTACGCCGCCTACGGGATCCTGACCTCCCGTTTCCGCAGTGCCGTTGGCGGCGCGGATTCGCTGTCGGAGTTCGCCAATGTGATGGACGCCCTGTGCTATCCGCTCGACGTAACAACCACCGAGGGAGACTCCCCGGCCGCGGTCGGCAATCGCATCGCGGCCACGATCATCGCCCACGGGATGACCGACGGCGCGAACCAGGCCGAGGGGTACGCTGCCCCCGACTACCAGCCGGTCAACCCCCCTCTGGTGGTGGCTGGATCCGGTACGACCATGAGGGACCCGAATCGATGGCAGCCGTTGAGGATCGAGAACATGATCTCGCAGAACGGGATCCCCATCGTCAATGGTGTTCAACAGGCCGTCGCTCCGCATTGGGGCCACGTTGCCAGTTTCACCCTGCCCGATGGCGGGGCGGACGGAACGCCGATCGATCCAGGCCCGCCCCCACGCCTCGGCGATCCGGCAACCGACCAGGCGTTCAAGGACCAGGCGGTCGAGGTGATCCGGGACAGCAGTGTCCTCGAACCCGCGACCGGGAGGGCAATGGATATTTCGCCCGGCGCGCGTGGGAACAACGCCCTTGGCACGAACGACGGCGAAGGTCACGCTGTCAACCCGGCGACCGGCATGCCATACCCCCCGGACGTGGTGGACGAAGGCGATTTCGCCCGCGTCATGGCCGAGTTCTGGGCCGACGGACCCAAATCCGAGACGCCGCCCGGCCACTGGAACGCGCTCGCCAACCTTGTCTCCGACGAGCTCGCACCCGACCTGCGGATCGGCGGCACGGGACCGGCCGTCGATCGACTCGAGTGGGACATCAAGATGTACTTCGCCATGAACGCCGCGGTCCACGACGCGGCCATCGCGGCCTGGGGGCTGAAAGGCCGCTACGACAGCACACGCCCGATCTCGATGATCCGATACATGGGCGGGCGGGGTCAGTCGAGCGATCCCGGCCTGCCGTCCTACGATCCGGAGGGCTTGCCCCTTGTCCCCGGCTTGGTTGAACTGATCACGCAGGAGACGAGCGCCGCCGGAGAACGCCACGCGGCCCTCGTCGGCCGCGAGGGGGAAATCGCGATCCACGCTTGGACGGGCAATCCGCAAGACCCGACGACCCAGGTCGGTGGAGTTGACTGGATCCTGGCCGTGGATTGGGTCCCCTACCAGCTGCCGACCTTCGTCACGCCAGCGTTCCAAGGGTACATCTCCGGGCACAGCACCTTCAGCCGAGCGGCTGCCGAAGTCCTCGCCGGCTTTACTGGCAGCGAGTACTTCCCGGGTGGGGTAAGCGGCTACACGATCGAGGCAGGATCGCTCAAGTTCGAGGTTGGCCCGTCAGCCGACGTCCGCCTGGAGTGGGCCACGTACTACGACGCGGCCGATCAGGCGGGCCAGTCACGCCTCTACGGAGGGATCCACGTGCAGGCAGACGACTTCATGGGGCGCACTGTCGGCGCCCAGTGTGGGATAGCCGCCTGGGCCAAGGCCCAGCTGTACTACGTTGGGCAGGTCGCGCGCTGA
- a CDS encoding YbaB/EbfC family nucleoid-associated protein, which produces MNIGQLTRMAQEMQANMARVQQELRDTTVEASVGGGAVRVVMTGAQELRAVEIDPATVDASDIELLQDLVFAAVTDALAQSKRLAEEKMAAISGGLGLPGLPGLR; this is translated from the coding sequence GTGAACATCGGTCAGCTGACCCGCATGGCCCAGGAGATGCAGGCCAACATGGCCCGCGTCCAGCAGGAGCTGCGCGACACGACGGTCGAGGCCAGCGTCGGTGGAGGAGCGGTCCGGGTCGTGATGACCGGCGCCCAGGAGCTGCGGGCCGTCGAGATCGACCCCGCCACCGTGGACGCGTCCGACATCGAGCTCCTGCAGGACCTGGTCTTTGCCGCGGTCACCGACGCGCTGGCCCAGAGCAAGCGCCTGGCCGAGGAGAAGATGGCGGCCATCTCCGGCGGCCTGGGATTGCCCGGCCTGCCCGGCTTGCGCTGA
- the recR gene encoding recombination mediator RecR codes for MAGLIAPVARLIEAFNRLPGVGPKTAQRLTYHVLRSPADEARALAEALVAVKEQVAYCSECWNITEVDVDPCAICADPRRDATRICVVEEPLDVLAIERTREFQGRYHVLHGAISPIDGIGPERIKARELLVRAEGGGLAEVILATNPTLEGEATAMYLAELLGTSVPAVTRIARGVPVGGDIEYADDVTLIRSLQGRRQVERP; via the coding sequence ATGGCTGGTCTGATCGCCCCTGTCGCACGCCTGATCGAGGCCTTCAACCGGCTGCCCGGAGTCGGGCCCAAGACCGCCCAGCGGCTCACCTACCACGTGCTTCGCAGCCCCGCCGACGAGGCCCGGGCCCTGGCGGAGGCGCTGGTCGCCGTCAAAGAGCAGGTCGCCTACTGCTCGGAGTGCTGGAACATCACCGAGGTCGATGTCGACCCGTGCGCCATCTGCGCCGACCCCCGGCGCGACGCGACCCGGATCTGCGTGGTCGAGGAGCCACTCGACGTGCTGGCCATCGAGCGCACCCGCGAATTCCAGGGCCGCTACCACGTGCTGCACGGCGCCATCAGCCCCATCGACGGCATCGGTCCCGAGCGGATCAAGGCCCGCGAGCTGCTGGTGCGAGCGGAGGGCGGCGGACTGGCCGAGGTCATTCTGGCCACCAACCCCACCCTGGAGGGCGAGGCGACCGCCATGTACCTGGCCGAACTCCTGGGGACGTCGGTGCCGGCGGTGACCCGAATCGCGCGCGGCGTGCCGGTTGGCGGCGACATCGAGTACGCCGATGACGTGACCCTCATCCGCTCCCTCCAGGGCCGGCGCCAGGTCGAGCGCCCCTGA